A segment of the Propionispora hippei DSM 15287 genome:
GCCAATTTTACCGGCGAATGTACGGAGGTGGGGATGTATCTGGCCATGTCACGGCAGGCTGACCGGCAGGGCTATCCGGAAGTGGCGGAAGCCTATAAGCGAATTGCCTTTGAAGAGGCCGAGCATGCCGCCAAATTTGCCGAATTGTTAGGCGAGGTTGTGGCCAGCGATACCAAGGCCAACCTGAGTGCCCGGGTAGAGGCGGAGTATGGTGCCTGTGAAGGGAAGAAAAAACTGGCGGTCATGGCCAAACAGTTGAATTTTGACGCCATTCACGATACGGTGCATGAGATGTGCAAGGATGAAGCCCGGCATGGCTGTGCGTTTAAGGGCCTGCTTGACCGGTATTTTAAATAACAGGAGGGAATATTGTTGGATAAAATTCGTTGTGATGTTGTTAGCTGTGCTCATAACAAAGACCGTGCTTGTTACGCGAACTGTGTGGATATTGTCGGAAGCTCGGCACGCGATGCCCAGTCCACCAACTGTGGATCTTTTTTAAACAAGGCCCACTATTCCCAGCTTACCGACAACACCCTTAGCTCCGGGTCCTGCGACTGTCTGCAATGTGCGGTGGAAACCTGTAAGTACCATGACAATCACTTGTGTGCGCTGGGCTCCATTCAGGTCAGCGGCGGCGCCGTCGATTATTACACTTACACTCAGTGTTCCAGCTTTGTCTGTCAGGACTAGTTCTGGAAAGACAAAAAAAGCTTCCGCCGCCAGATGTGGTGCGGAAGCTCTGTTTTTGACCGGTTTTCTAGACATAGAAGGAAGCCAGCACCAGTGTAATCGTGCTGAGCAGCTTAATTAATACATGCAGTGACGGACCGGCCGTATCTTTGAACGGGTCGCCTACCGTGTCGCCAACGATGCTGGCTTTGTGGGCTTCCGAATTTTTCCCTTCATAGACACCGCTCAGTTCGATGCACTTTTTGGCGTTATCCCAGGCGCCACCGCCGTTATTCAAGAGCAGTGCCATCAAAACGCCGGTCATGGTCGATACCATCAGGAAGGAAGCAGCCGCTTCGGCTTTTAAAAAGACGCCCACTAAAATGGGAACAACTACGACGATCACACCGGGCAGGATCATTTGTTTCAAAGCGCCGCGGGTAACAATATCGACGCAGGTTGCATAGTCGGGCTTAGCTGTTCCTTCCATAATCCCCTTGATTTCCCGGAACTGACGGCGCACTTCGCGGATGACATACTGTGCCGCATGGCTGACCGCCCGGATCGCCGTCGAGGTAAACAGAAAGACCAGCATGGCACCGAAAAAGCCGCCGACGAAGACTTCGGGTTTACCGATGTCAACCACCCGGTTAAAGGTTTTGTCCAGCAGTTGAACTTCATCCAGATAAGCCGAGAACAAAAGGAAGGTAGCCAGGGCGGCGCTGCCAATGGCATAGCCTTTGGTGATCGCTTTAGTCGTGTTGCCGCAGCCGTCCAGTAAATCGGTGATAAAGCGAACATTGGCCGGTTGCTGGGACATTTCCACGATGCCGCCGGCATTATCGGTAATTGGACCGAAGGTGTCCATCGCTAAAATATAGGCGCAGGTGGAGAGCATACCCATCGTAGCCACTGCCGTGCCATACACACCGCCATCGGGAATGCCGCTGATGGCCCCCAGGTAGTGGGAGGATAGCAGTGCTGCCGAAATAATGATAACCGGAGCTACAACGCTTTCAAGGCCTACGGCAAAACCGGTGATGATGGTCGTTGCCGGACCGGTTTGGCAGGAACGGGCAATCTGCCGGACGGGACTGTATTTAAAATCAGTGTAATACTGGGTAACCAGCACGAATAAATAGCTAGTGATGATGCCAATCACGGCGCAGCCAAAGAAGTAAAGGCCACTGCCATTTTTATTGATCATTTGGTCGGTTACAAAGTACATAGCGATCGTTGACAGGATGCTGGTCACGGCATAGCCGATATTAAGCGATGCCATAGGGTTGGGATCTTCCGACTCATCGTCATGGTTCCGGACAAGAAAAATTCCGACGATTGAGGCCAGCAGCCCAAAGGCACGGGCTACCAACGGGAACAGGATGCCGTTGACACCGAAAGCGGGAAATAAGGCAATGCCTAAAATCATGGCGCCAATATTCTCGGCTGCGGTGGATTCAAACAAGTCGGCGCCACGGCCGGCGCAATCGCCTACGTTATCGCCAACCAGATCGGCGACTACGGCAGGATTGCGGGGATCATCCTCTGGAATGCCAGCCTCCACTTTGCCGACCAGATCGGCCCCGACATCGGCCGCTTTTGTGTATATGCCGCCGCCAAGCTGGGCAAACAGAGCCACGAAGCTCGCGCCAAAGCCAAAGCCGACAATCAGTAAAGGCGCTTCCCGGGGATTGTTGAACCCGTCGAACATGTAAAACAATCCGGCCACGCCCAAAAGGCTGAGGGCCGTTACCGCCAAGCCGGTGACGGCCCCGCCCCGGAAGGAAATCTTTAACGCGTCGTTGAGACTTTTCCGGGCGGCTGAAGCCGTCCGCAAATTGGCATTAACCGATACATACATGCCGATGAACCCGGCTAAAGCTGAACATAAGGCACCGATAATAAACGCAAGGGGAGTATGTAAGCCATCCTTGCTCATAATGCTTAAAATTATGGCTACGATAACTGCTAGAATGGCAATGGTTGTATATTGCCGCTTGAGAAACGCCATTGCTCCTTGCTTTATTGCCAAAGCGATTTCCTGCATGGCTGGATCCCCACGGTCTGCTTTAAAAATGTACCAGACCAGATAGAGAATGACCAAAACAGTAATACCACCAGACAAGGGAATAGTAAATGATAGGTCCATTTGATACCACTCCTTTTTTTGAAATGTTATTTATTTTACAGCGGCATAGCTGTCAAATCAATTGATAAATAACATCTGGGGCAAACCGTCTATTCAGTTTTATTCTACTAGGGAAAGCGCGGGACTCATTTTGAACAAATGTGCTTACTCTCATTATAATCCAGTCGCTGGAAGAATCAATAGGTTGCGTGAAAATCCATACTGATAAACTATATGCAAATATCTTACAGGATAATACAAAAATTCCGACCGACGCTTGCTCGGGCCGACGCGCCGGGTTTGACAGCGGGTTACAGGAGTAGGCCGGGCGGTTGGCGAATAGATAAAAGGTGAGAGCTATAGAGCCTCATCAACATTAAAAATCTGCCGATCCGGGAGGAGAGAGAATATGAAGGAACGACTGAGTAAGCAGCTTGCTTTTATTGTGGAAATTGACAAGTTGAAGCAAATATTCCGGCAAAGCCGACTGATTGGCGTAGACCGGAACGAGAACGATGCCGAGCATTCCTGGCATTTGGCGGTTATGGCTATGCTGCTGGCTGAATATGTCGGGAAAGTGGATGTACTGAAAGTGATAAAGATGGTGCTTATCCATGACTTGGTGGAAATCGGGGCGGGCGATACGTTTTGCTACGATGAGGCGGCCAATCGGGACAAACGGGAGCGGGAGCTTAAAGCGGCCGAAGAGCTTTTTGGTTTGCTGCCAGCCGACCAGGCAAAAGAAATCAGAGAATTATGGGACGAGTTTGAAGCCATGCATACGCTGGAAGCCCGCTTTGCCGCCTGCCTTGACCGCCTGGAGCCCTTGCTCTTGAATTATCATACTCAGGGGCATACCTGGCAAAGGCCCGGCATCACCAGCGCCAAGGTATATGCCCGCTGTGAAGTGCTGAAAGATACGGCTCCCGCTTTATGGGAGTATGTGCAGGAGTTAATTGAGTCGGCGATAAACCGGGGTTTCCTGGTCCGCTAAGCCGCCTGATGATGCCCCTAACCATATACGAGAAAGAGGTGAAGGCTTTGGCGGGACGGGAGCTGACACAATTGCTGCGCTTTTGCATTGTGGGATTCGCCAATATGAC
Coding sequences within it:
- a CDS encoding HD domain-containing protein, with protein sequence MKERLSKQLAFIVEIDKLKQIFRQSRLIGVDRNENDAEHSWHLAVMAMLLAEYVGKVDVLKVIKMVLIHDLVEIGAGDTFCYDEAANRDKRERELKAAEELFGLLPADQAKEIRELWDEFEAMHTLEARFAACLDRLEPLLLNYHTQGHTWQRPGITSAKVYARCEVLKDTAPALWEYVQELIESAINRGFLVR
- a CDS encoding DUF1540 domain-containing protein, translating into MDKIRCDVVSCAHNKDRACYANCVDIVGSSARDAQSTNCGSFLNKAHYSQLTDNTLSSGSCDCLQCAVETCKYHDNHLCALGSIQVSGGAVDYYTYTQCSSFVCQD
- a CDS encoding NADH peroxidase, producing the protein MKKFVCTVCGYVHEGDEAPDKCPVCKAGREKFKEMSGELAWADEHRVGATKDIPAEMVEMLRANFTGECTEVGMYLAMSRQADRQGYPEVAEAYKRIAFEEAEHAAKFAELLGEVVASDTKANLSARVEAEYGACEGKKKLAVMAKQLNFDAIHDTVHEMCKDEARHGCAFKGLLDRYFK
- a CDS encoding sodium-translocating pyrophosphatase, with the translated sequence MDLSFTIPLSGGITVLVILYLVWYIFKADRGDPAMQEIALAIKQGAMAFLKRQYTTIAILAVIVAIILSIMSKDGLHTPLAFIIGALCSALAGFIGMYVSVNANLRTASAARKSLNDALKISFRGGAVTGLAVTALSLLGVAGLFYMFDGFNNPREAPLLIVGFGFGASFVALFAQLGGGIYTKAADVGADLVGKVEAGIPEDDPRNPAVVADLVGDNVGDCAGRGADLFESTAAENIGAMILGIALFPAFGVNGILFPLVARAFGLLASIVGIFLVRNHDDESEDPNPMASLNIGYAVTSILSTIAMYFVTDQMINKNGSGLYFFGCAVIGIITSYLFVLVTQYYTDFKYSPVRQIARSCQTGPATTIITGFAVGLESVVAPVIIISAALLSSHYLGAISGIPDGGVYGTAVATMGMLSTCAYILAMDTFGPITDNAGGIVEMSQQPANVRFITDLLDGCGNTTKAITKGYAIGSAALATFLLFSAYLDEVQLLDKTFNRVVDIGKPEVFVGGFFGAMLVFLFTSTAIRAVSHAAQYVIREVRRQFREIKGIMEGTAKPDYATCVDIVTRGALKQMILPGVIVVVVPILVGVFLKAEAAASFLMVSTMTGVLMALLLNNGGGAWDNAKKCIELSGVYEGKNSEAHKASIVGDTVGDPFKDTAGPSLHVLIKLLSTITLVLASFYV